From a single Cydia strobilella chromosome 17, ilCydStro3.1, whole genome shotgun sequence genomic region:
- the LOC134748793 gene encoding protein ENL-like: protein MTEGRQHDKSMCIRIWLEVGHACEPQRSSSGRADWRVWVRGVAGADISNFVHKVVFHLHPATEFVYPKRVLQEPPYEIQESGCASIEIPIHVYLKYSAKPKRIRLKYSLLIDNSARSSSETRCIYYDFGNPSEQLRQCLMRAGGEVIARTGALTHPGSLLVVLSDSGEERPRHSKQRKYEFVEPIQTKEHYEKKVYDRSKCESPVDFRSLLRRVSMTEDEIKHVSQLYLSYSSYEKSGDALPLPPLSDPIYQVPELPASLRRALTSVEADYAMQ from the exons ATGACTGAAGGTCGTCAACATGACAAGTCG ATGTGCATACGCATCTGGTTGGAGGTGGGTCACGCGTGCGAGCCGCAGCGCTCGTCGTCCGGCCGCGCCGACTGGCGGGTATGGGTCCGCGGCGTGGCCGGCGCCGACATCAGCAACTTCGTGCACAAGGTGGTTTTCCACCTGCACCCGGCCACAGAGTTCGTTTATCCTAAGAGAG TTCTCCAAGAGCCGCCATATGAGATTCAAGAGTCTGGCTGCGCGTCTATCGAAATTCCTATCCACGTGTACCTGAAATACAGCGCCAAGCCGAAGAGGATACGGCTTAAATACAGTCTGCTGATAGATAACAGCGCGCGGAGCAGCTCGGAGACCCGGTGTATCTACTACGACTTCGGGAACCCGTCCGAGCAGCTCCGACAGTGTCTCATGAGGGCTGGAGGCGAGGTAATCGCCAGAACAGGCGCATTAACACACCCTGGCAGCTTGCTGGTAGTGCTCTCTGACAGCGGCGAAGAGCGGCCACGCCACAGCAAACAAAGGAAGTACGAATTCGTTGAACCCATTCAGACCAAAGAGCATTACGAGAAGAAAGTTTACGACCGCTCCAAGTGCGAATCGCCGGTGGATTTCAGGAGTTTGCTGAGACGGGTGTCGATGACGGAGGACGAAATAAAGCACGTTTCGCAGCTGTATTTATCGTACAGTAGTTATGAGAAGTCCGGTGACGCGTTGCCGCTGCCGCCGCTATCGGATCCGATTTATCAGGTGCCCGAGTTGCCGGCGTCGCTGCGCCGTGCGCTCACCAGCGTAGAGGCCGACTATGCGATGCAGTGA